The DNA segment TTCGTCGTCCGCCCGGCGGCGAGTGGCGGGAAGCGTGGTCGCTGGTACCGCTGGTAGTCAGCGCGTACCGGTCGCACGGAACAGAAAAATCGAAATGATAATTCCCCCGCATGGAAATGTGTGGGCACGGGACACCGGGGCATTCGGTGTTCTGGCTGCGGATCGCAGCGAATCGCTACGAGAGCAAAAATGAGGGAGTCATATGAGTGACAGCATCTGGGGCTACCAGCCGACCACCGGCCACACCACGGGCACCGACCTGACCGGGTACAAGGTCGAGGCGACCGACGGCAGCATCGGCAAGGTCGACAAGCACTCGGACGACGTCAACTCCGCATATCTGGTGGTCGACACCGGTGTATGGATCTTCGGTAAGCACGTACTGCTGCCGGCCGGTACCGTACGCACGATCGACGCGGCGGAGCGGAAGATCATCGTCGACCTCACCAAGGACCAGATCAAGAACTCCCCCGAGTTCGACAAGGACAAGCATGTGGGTGACGCGGGCTACCACGAGCAGGTCGGCGGCTATTACCAGAGCCACCGCCGCCCCTGATACCACC comes from the Streptomyces sp. NBC_01471 genome and includes:
- a CDS encoding PRC-barrel domain-containing protein; amino-acid sequence: MSDSIWGYQPTTGHTTGTDLTGYKVEATDGSIGKVDKHSDDVNSAYLVVDTGVWIFGKHVLLPAGTVRTIDAAERKIIVDLTKDQIKNSPEFDKDKHVGDAGYHEQVGGYYQSHRRP